A segment of the Calonectris borealis chromosome 10, bCalBor7.hap1.2, whole genome shotgun sequence genome:
AGTGGCTTCTGTGGCTACAGAGCAGAAAACGCAGTCCTTGCTTTTATCAAAagcctgttttcatttttacaatGTAATTTCAGATGTCTTTTGATAATGAAAGCAACTTAAGGACAACCAGGCTTTTTAAACGCCCGAATTAGaccatttttatattaaataaatatctcAAGTGAGATTTTGCAGGATGGGCCTACTTTAGGAGAACctgatgtattttttaatgtgttttttttaacgGTATTATTTTATTAGGGGTATTTTTAGAATTAGAAGAAACTGTGTTTAAGTCAAAATTTCCTGAAACTTCTTTAAGAAAGTAGGGTGCCCAGCTTTCTACTTCCCTGTGTCAGGAATAGAAGTCACCTCTCCATTCCATTCTGTGCAGCTCCTCAGCACGAGAGGAGAGGTGTACGGCTTTGATTTGAAGCTCTGTGTGCTCACTGCTGCAAGGCGAGATAAATTCTTGGACTCGGTATTTTTTGATCTTTACATGATACTCTTCTGTCGTGAACAGCTAAGCGCCCGGTTCCGACACCTGCAGCACGCTGAGGAAGCACGCGCTCTTCAACAGCCAAGCATCAGGATACTTGGATGCTGCAGCCTGCATTTTTCACAGGTACCAGATACTGCTGCAGCAGCGGAGGTGGCTCTGAAATAACCCGCGCAATCCGGATTCCCTCAGGTGAGGGGCAGAGCGGAACGGGGCACGCAGTCTAAATGCAAGCTATGGGAGATGGGCAGCAGCTCGTAAGGCAAAAGTACTTTTTACCACTACTATTGGTTATTCCAACGTGGAGATCAGATTTCCCGTCGTATCCCCTGAAAGAAAAGCAGCGGCGTTGGCGATGGGTGCCCGCGGGGACAGCCGCCCTCCCGCCGTCCCTCCCGGGGCAGGCGGCACCCGGCCGGGCGGCAGAACCCCACGGCCCACACGGAGAAGGCATTTTCATTGCCGAAGGAGAGCGGCGCCGGGGCCCAGCCCGGCAGCCTGAGCCTGTGACAGGGCGGCGGAGGCCGCCCCGTGCCCGGGCCTCCCCCTCTGCCCGGGGGCCGCCCGCCCTGCCTACCCGAGGAAGGTGCCGGCGGCGGGCCGGAGCAGGAaggcgcggggctggcggtggccgtggcggaaggggctggggaggcggACGGGGGCGGCGGCCAGCCCGGCGCCGCGCAGGGGGCGGCCGCaggcggggcagcgcggcggcggccggcggcagAAGATGTCGGCCCGGCAGTGCCGCACCCGCAGGATGGCGGCCTCCGCCATGGCGGCGCTCCGCTCCGTCGCCCGCCTCTCTATGGTCCGGCTGAGCGGCGCTCTAGCCTGCCCCGCCGCGCCTCTGTGGCGCGGCGCGTCGGTGAATAGTGTCCGTGCGGGGGGCGGTGTCGCGGCCCCGCCTGGCTCCGCCCTTCCTCCCGCGGCGGAGCGGAAcccggcgcggggagccggccggggcgggccggcggggcgAGGATGAGCACGAAGCAGGTGACCTGCAGGtgagcgccgccgccccggcccggcccggggcctgcccgcccgccccccgcccgggacggccccgccgccccggcccgcggggccGCTTGGGGCCTGCTCGCGGCGAGGGCAAGGTCGCGGaggcctcccccgccccggcctccgTGCCGCCCCTcgcgcgggcggggccgggcggccgctgCCCCGGGGCACACGCCGCGGGAGCGCGTTTTCCTCCGCCGGGGGAAGGCCGGGCTCGGCAGCGCCAGCCGCTCGGCCGGTCACGGGCCGGTGCGTCTCTgggaggcggcggcaggagctgcccggtgcccgccgctgcccgcggcggggctgcggggagctgtTAGGGTCCCGGTCCCGGGGCGCGGCCTCCTGAGCGGGATCTTTGTTCCGAGAAAGGAGCGAGGCCGGGTGGGGGCGGAAATGCCTTCCAAAGTTTCCTCCGGGAAGTAAAGCGTTCATCGTTACAGAACGTTCTCTGACCGGAACCGCTTCTCCCCAGGTACTACGTGCAGGGAGTGTGTCGGGAGGGGAACAAGTGTCTGTTCTCGCACGACTTATCTACGAGCAAATCCTCCACCATCTGCAAGTACTACCAGAAGGGACAGTGTGCCTATGGAGCTCGGTGCAGGTAAAGACCCGGCTCCTTTTGGAACAGTGAGTTCGGAAGAACTGGGCATAATCATCACGTGCAGTCAGCTTTACACTCCAGGGAATCAAAGATCAAGATACGACTTTTTACATGACAAAGGGAATGAAGTAATATATTACGGATGAGCTTTTTCTCCCCTGACCAAAACCAGCTTATGGATGCAGTATTATAGTTTTACTCTGTCTTGGCTTCAGCAATTATTTTACTCTGTAGAAATTAAACTTCAGGTTTCACGTATGTTTTTCATCTGGTTCTTGTTATAGTAAGACCTATTAAAGACAAAAGCCAGAGCCTCAGGTGTGCAGCTTCACATGAAATAGTGCCTGGCTGTGCGGTTTGCTTTCCGCGTGACTGAAGTGGCTGGAAGCGGGCAGTGTTCCGGCAGCGCTTCACTCGCTTCTCCTGACGTAGCTCGTAGTCCCCTTCAAGCAGATTCTAATGCATAGTTTTGAGGACTTTCAGTTCTGTCTTAGAGCAAAGTGTTTTTCTCACGCTCCCCTCGGTTTGGTGGGAAAGCTGAACAGTACCACACCCTTTCCTCAAGTCTTCTGTTTAAAACTCCTTGAGAAACGCTCTAGTAAATGCTATGCCTTAGTTAATGTTGTTACATTCCATCAGGGATGTGCCACAGGGCAGCCCGTGGCTCCTTGGTGGAAAAATTCTGGTCACGGATGAGAAGCCTCTGTTTGTACCTTCCCCCGGCAACAATGGGATCTCGTGGCATTGCTGCGGTTGCAAAGGCTTAgttacatttcctttcctttgctgagTTCTTGGTACCAAACTTGGATCAGGAGGCTGAACATCGGTGATTCCTGTAGCTTCTGTAAGCTGCTCACATGGAACTAGTAATGTTTAATGTTGCTGGCCACCATGTTATTCACGGGGGCCACCTCGTACGCCGACTGGACCGTAGTGATGGCGGCAAGGCGCGTTGCGGTTCCACTCCAGCTGGTTTGCTCTAGTTCAGGGCACTCGCACATAAGCAATTCGTGTATACGGCACGTCTGTGGGCACCGAGTACAGGACCAGAAACAGATACAGAGAATATTTTTGTTCCCATCAAAAAACTCTAGGGTTCAGGTGTTTCCATGGCTGTACTGGACCAGGCTCTTTGCTGCACTGAttgcttctgctctgctgctggagtATATTTCCATAGCTTTACCGGATGTTTCGAGTCCTTTCCTATCCCATAGGCAAATACTGCATCTTCGCCTGTGGTGTTGGAGCGTGAAGTCTAAGTGTTGCTGCTTGTAAGGGGAAAACAAGACCACGAAATGTCGCTCCTTCCTGCACAGCGTTTTGACGTTCCTTCTCTGAGAAATGCCAGCAAACCTGTTTGTGCGAGGGGATGACGAAGATCTAATTTAATATGCACATGAATAATGTCCTTTCAGCTATGCTGGCTGTCTCTGGAGAAGAAACTATAGGTGTGCTTTTAGAGGCATCTCTTTTCTGAGGCTGAGAAACCTTTTAGTCTGGCTTTGAAAGAGTTCAGTCGACTTGTCAGaacaatcctttaaaaaaaaaaaaagtaactattcagttttattttgtttaaatattcatcAGGGGAGCTGTCCCGCTGCTGTGCCAAGTTTACCCTTTGTAAcacttgttttgtctttttcctgtcgCAGGTATGATCACACCAGACTTCCTGCGTCGGGGGCTGCAGCGGCCCCTGCGCCGCCTCCCCTCTCATCGGCAGCGCTGCACAACCCTCGCCATCCTCCCGAGCACGGCGCGCCGATAATCAGGAGCAAACTGCACGAGACTGGCAAGCGGGAGAAGAAAACGCTAGTGCTCAGGGACAGAAGTGAGTGGGAGCGGTGCGGTGCTCGTCCTCCTTGGTGCTTGATAGGAGTTAGGTAGTTCTTCCTCCTTTTATTACTTGAGTTTCATGGACAGCCGGAGAGGTGCAGTCGGACTTCCTACCCGACGAGGCCTCTTTCCTGGAAAAGCTTGTGCCTGTCAGCACTTTTTAATGACCGTGTCTAGCTGACTGGCTTTTAGCCTGGTGTTTCCTGAaggatggggttttttggggtcttcttttgctttgatttgggttttttggttaaAATATCTCTGCCTCTCAGATCTTTTTGTGCAGTTTGTTCTCAACGTGAGGGCATTTGAAATGGTGAGAAACCTGGCTGCTTTGTGCCACAGAGGACGTGCTCTCTGGAGGATTGTTCCTGAGGGCTGGCACAGAGGCACGGAGACATCCGTCCACGCCTGACAGGCCGGGCGGCGGAGCCGAGCCCCCCTGCCGCCTGCACGCTGCTCCCGCCTGTTCTCGCTGTCGCAGTGAACGGGCCAGTTGCCCTAATGTGAAATGAGAGGATTTTTTAGCCTATTTGtaaacagaaaacagctgaagaaatcTTGAAATCAAACTTTTCAGTAGATAGTTTGTGAAAATCCTTGTGATTTGTGAGCGAAAGGGGCTTAGAGATCAGATTTCATTGAgaagaaaacttttgaaaaaaaaaaaaaaacaaacaactggtAATCGTTGGAAAGAAAGTCTGTGGAGCTTTTTGCGTGGGTTTGGTGCAGGGTCTTCTATGGTTCATATTATGTTTCTGTTTCCCAAGATCTGTGTGGCTTgagtgaagaaaagcagaagcccaGTGCCACAAGCGATGTGGTGTGTTGCAGTGACCAAAACGATAACCTGGAAATGAAGCCCCATTCGTATTTGGAAGCTATTTGCAGCGGACTGGAAGATCCGGTAGCTGGAAGCTCCTGTGCTGATGGAGAGCAGCTGTGTCCTTACGCTGCGGCGGGAGCGTGCCACTTCGGAGATCGCTGCCTTTACCTCCACGGAGACGTGTGTGAGATATGTGGATTGCAAGTACTTCACCCTTTCGACCAAGAACAGAGGAAGGCTCACGAGATGGTAATAGTAACGTGAAATCGGTGTGAGATTTGCCTTGCGAAGTGCGAGATTTGGTTTGTTTGCTCTAAAATCCAAAGATGTGTTTTGTAGAAGAGCCTGTTGTTCCAAAGagcttttgttttattgtttgtctAGCTATAAAATGATTCTGAGTGGTCTGTTCAAGCATCTGGGGCTTAACTGGTAATGATGATGCAGATAGCCTTTTACAGCaacttcttttcttcccatttcatcCCTATGGGAAACTTGCCTGCAGCCTTCTCCCAGAACACCCTAAAGCTCTACCAGGAAGATGTCTTTTGTAGCTTACACGACGTCTCAATGGTACGTTGTGTACGGTGGGGGAGGGGAACTGTGGGCTGCTGGTGCCTCCTGAGAGATCGCCCCGCCGGTCGGCTGAGTCGCCTCTTCAGGTGTCCCCTCTTGGCCGTGGCTGATTTCAGGGCGGGGTTAAGTAGGGGCAGACAAAGATTTTGGAGCTGAACTTGAGGTAGGACGgctggatgaggaattggttgggtAGAGGTGGGCTTAAGGGGCTGCTCTTTTCTCTGCCTGGCTACCAGATGTAGGTCAGGGCTGGTCAGGAGCAGGAGTTCTCAAggctgaggaggagaaagagcagTTAGTGGTTACTGAATCGTGAGTGTCTCCAGAATCTGGAATAGGATCCAAGGGgttaaaaatctcagcttttgtGCAGTTGACGTATACTTGCAAAACGTGCTGGTGTAGGAGTTCTCACTTCTCCCGGGAGCTCGCTGGTATCTGGCAGGGTATGGCGTCACCGCTGCTCTCAGGGGCTCGGCTCCGGAAGCGGAGCTTGCGTTGGGTGAGAAGGTGCAGTAGTCAGAATGCTGCTATTAATGTGGAATTATTTTGtgtccttttttattattattataatttaaagtcttttaaatttctttcacttGTCAAGTCCTGAGAACTTTGAAAATCAAGAGGTAAAACTATGCAGGTATAACCACCAGCTCACCTTATAGTGCTGTGAAAGTGTAAATCGGTTATTGATTGTCACTACTGGGATACTGTGCTGAGAAGTGCTGTAGGAAAGCCTGTAATGAGAGACTAATTCCTTAGCGAGGGTAAAACTTAGTATCTGGTGAATGTGCGTGGCCCTAATGCTAAGCAGAGTAACATCTTGAGTGTGGCACCCATTCTGGACCCTGAACTAGATGGTCTGCGGGGTGTTTGAAGCAATTCCTTGTGCAAATCCTGTTCTGTGACAGGGACACAGAAAGGTGTCAATGAGGAGTGTTCAGGCAGTTTTACTTCTGATACTCCCGAAGCTGCAGAGAACACTGAAGGGCTGAAATACGTGATTGAATTTAATGTTCTTAAATTATGACGATGAAGGGTAGGAATGATGCTCTTAATCAGTCTGCCTTATTTTTCCTGTAATAGATCCCTTTCCTAGACACTTTTGTTGTACAAGGAACAGGCTGATACATGGACTGCAGTAACCAATGACGTCTCTCCTGTGACAGATGTGCATGGCGACGTTTGAGCATGACATGGAGAAGGCCTTTGCCTTTCAGGCAAGCCAGGACAAAGTGTGCAGTATCTGCATGGAAGTGGTGTACGAGAAACCATCAGCCTCCGAGAGGAGGTTTGGGATCCTTTCCAACTGCAATCACACCTACTGCTTGTCTTGCATCCGGCAGTGGAGATGTGCCAAGCAGTTCGAGAATCCGATCATAAAGTAAGCTGATGTTAACCAGAGTCTCTTCTCTGGGGCCTGTGTCAGTGAGAGGGGCTCTCCGCTGTGCTTTGACTTGGTGCGGAAATAAAACGGGTGATAGGGGATTCCGTAGCCGTAAATGTTAACATAGCCCTCAATAAGATCTGAGCCTAAAAATCCTGGCCCAGGTGCTGGCAAATTCCTGTGAGAGCTACCTTCAAGCCCAGTAGGGCGCATGGGGTGTCCCTTGGTCTCAGATCCCTTGCACGCTGCGGTCCCCGCGGGAAGAGCTCGGCCCTCTGTAGCTTAGCCCTCTCTCGTTGTGTTTTTGGCGGGGCAAAGCGCACACGCGTAGGCTCTGGAAGAGCTGAGGCCTTGTTAACCTGTGCCCTGTGTGTAAAAACAGTAACTCCCTTTTTTCTATGTATGtgcttaattactggatttttctCTAAATTATAGCTTACTCAAGCTAAATGTCCCACTAATCACACATTTATCTGTGTCTGAGTAAATGCCTTCATCTTCTAGCTCTATAAAAATGTATTCCAAACATGCTTCTCCTCAGATGAGAGAATTTAAAACATCCAATGAGGGCAGTTTCCTTTTTTGAGCATCTCTTTGAAAACTCTCTCAAATTACGAGCGTGCTGAGGAAAAGGtgggaaatattttcagtcttctgCCAAAATAGACTTTTCTGCACAACTTTAATTATAAATTGCATTGAAGTGAACGTTCGCTCGTTAGGACGTAACCTGTATTGGAGCTGAGCTTCTGTTGGACAGGTACTGCGGTATTCTGCCTACAGTAAGGACTgcgagggtttttttcagaaacagcGCCCTGGAATCCGTTTTGAGTACGGATTAAATACCAACACAAATTCTTCAAACGTGTTCTTTACATTTCTCCATCACGGTGAACGTACCAGTTGTTGCAGAGTTAATCTAAAGGAGGGACTTGGCTTGGTTCTAAAAGCGCTGCCTGCTGGAGACCGGGTGTTCTGTGGGAGTTATGCGGGGGGTAATAACGCCTGTCCTGGGCTGTTGAGGTACCTGAAGTTGTGTATTTGGTTCTTGATCTTCGTTCCTCATGTAGAAATCCATCTCATAAAACCAGTAAGTGAACAACTCGTCACTGCTGGTAGGAGTCAGATCACGTTTCAAAAGGCGTAGagaccttcctttttcttttctcaactgGTTCGGCTTTCTGCTGCGCGGGAGCTGCAGTCCTCGCGGGACAGTTACGGTTTAGTTCTGCGTATTGGGGTTAGCAGGTACAGTTTATTTCTGCATATTGGGGAAATACTTGCTACTTTTGCTCAAGTCTAGAAACAAACGCAAGGTGTCGCAAGCCCTGACTGCACTGAATTGGATTATTTCAACTGAAACTAATAACAAATGCGCACGGGTGTGTGAGGAGGTGTCTGCTGCTTCCGCGTGACAAACCATCTCCCTTTCCCTCAGGAGACTGCTCTTTCTGGCTGATTTATTGAGGAAAAGAATACTTACTCTCAGAAAGTAACGGAGCATTGCTGTTTTGTCTTGATCCATTAAGGTCTTGCCCGGAGTGCCGTGTGATATCCGAGTTTGTCATTCCCAGTGCGTATTGGGTAGAAGACCAGGAGAAGAAAAACGAGCTGATTGAGGCATTTAAGCAGGGAGTGGGGTAAGTTCAGTAACCGCAAATACTATTTACATTGTCCTTAAGATAGATACGCTGAGACTTAGTCAATCAAAGCgcctgtatttttaaactttatgtaATGACAAACCATTCTACAGGGAATTCTTCATCTCTGTTAACACTTTTATTTAACTTTGTGACTGCTACGAAAGGGTCTGTGGCGTAATTATAGATCAGAAATTATTCAAACTCACTGTGCTCTGAAATGTTGAAGCTATTTCAGTTCGCTTGGCAAAATTGGCTTCATGCGTTTTCTGTTGATCCCTTAGACATAACTGCCCGGAAGGTTTTGTCGGTTACCGAGGAGAACAAATAGGGAAGGAAAATGTAATAGTCTCTTGAAGTAAGGGGTAAAAATTCACGGGCCTTTTGTGATGTCtactggaaatggaaaatgctACGTGACTGCATTCCTCTTATTGTCTAATAACGATTTGCCCGGTGCTTGGAGCACTGGGAGAGCTCTGCTGACGGGTGGTTTGACAGCAGCTTTGCCTGGAACGCGTGAGGGCTCTGTGGCTCGCAGAGCAGTGAGACACCGTTACGTATCTCATCTCCTTGCTCGCTCTTTTTAAGGCAGACAAGCAGAGCTGTGCTTGACCCGAGTGAGCGATGACCACTTTGCTGAAGGTTGTGCAGCTTTATTCGGTGATGTGCCCCAACCTTTAAACATGCCCCTTGGAGTGCAGAAGAAAATAGGCCTAACTTAAAACTGCGCGTAGCTGTGGCTGCTGGCTTCTCAGCCGCCTGGGAAGCCTTAAGCCTCTGAAGCCCTGTTTTAACACAGCGGAAGAATTGTTGAAAGCAGTACTGCTCCATTAAATGAATCCAGCATCTTGTCTTGTTTTATCTTATAGTcaggcaaaatatttaaataatcacTTTAAACAGAGGTTCTTCAGATACAGTTTGTTTTCAATACCCTATTGCTGTCGtgggttttcattttaattcataagGACTTTGAATTGCGGGTGGTAAGTTGCGCTCAAAAGCCTCAGCTTAGTGCAGTTTTTAAACGGCCGTGTTCTCTGCAAGGTGAGCTTTGGTGTTACCGGACcagcggtgctgggcagtgctgGAAGTTGGGTTTGGCTCTTGTCAGGAAGAGAATACAGAAAGGGTTTTTGCCTAAGTGCTCAGCTAAGACTGATACATTGTGTTGTAGCTGGAATTTCTGTACCAAAGAGGTTTTTATGGATAGATCTCTTGGCAGTCAGTTCAGCTTGAGGATTTAGTATTGCATGGAGTGAAAAAATGCTAATAAAGAGGCGTCTAAGCTAAGAGCAGGGGTCATGCCAGCACAAATCCAGTCCGCTTTATATGCCAGCGCAGGAGGGAAAAAGTCAGATCTAGAAACGTGGAAGTCTCAGACCACTTGAGTTCCAAACCGAGACAAGTTCATTCTGCTTTTAATGCACTGCCTGGttgggggttttggttgttttggggtttttattattgttgtgcTTTCTTCTCCATTTAGTTGCTGTTTGGTAGACTGCATTTATGCCTTAGGAACCAGTTTCACCACTATTTGCATATTAATGCAAGTTCAATTgcattttctctgcagtttcctCATCAGATGTTTTTCATTGTAGAACAATCCCTCAGCCCCTGGCCACCACCCCGAGTACTGTCGCATGAGCGTTGTAAGGAACACCCTTACAAAAATGTGCTACACAGCTAGAACAGCTTAGTTGAACCACCAAGCCGATGGAAACTTTAACGAAGTATTATCATAGAACTTCCAAAGGAGATGATGAGAGGAACGGGTGCATAAAAATGTAGTGGTAGAAAATACAGGAGAGGAACGTTACTAGAGAAATAGCGACGGATTTGTTCATTATGATGAACATGCATGTGTAGGATCGATGATCTTCTTTGAACACCCCTCACTTTCCGTGTCTTacaatagtttaattttttttgatttatgatgctgttttatgtatttctttgtttgcttttaataatCTTTCCCACCTATTTTGACTGCTATCAGTTAGGGAATGGGAGACCAAAACTCCTGGTGTGTTGACAGGAGCAGTACTTTGCGTCACTGACTGGGGATGAGATAAGCAGCCGTGGAGCGTGAACTGTATCCATTTCCTACTAGCTGAAGGCATAACGCTCTCTTCTAAttaaatcaggaaaaaaccctgcaagtACTTTGAACAAGGGAAAGGAACTTGCCCGTTTGGAGGAAAGTGTCTTTACCTTCATGCTTATCCAGATGGGACAAGAGCTGAACCTGAAAAACCACGGAAACAGCTCAGCTCTGAGGGGACTGTGCGGGTAAGGGAATATTCCAGTCAAGtgtaattaaaaacacattttgaatgtCAAGTGTACCACTTCAATATGTTTCATACCATGCGCGGCCCTGGAGAAGTGAAGAAAGCATCCCTCAATTTTCCTTGAGGCACAGGTTTGTTATTAGGGAAAGGAGAAGGCACCTTTCATTTCATAGCAAGAATTTATTAGTGTTTATTTTTTCAACCAATCTTTCTCATGGCAAACCTT
Coding sequences within it:
- the MKRN2 gene encoding E3 ubiquitin-protein ligase makorin-2, whose amino-acid sequence is MSTKQVTCRYYVQGVCREGNKCLFSHDLSTSKSSTICKYYQKGQCAYGARCRYDHTRLPASGAAAAPAPPPLSSAALHNPRHPPEHGAPIIRSKLHETGKREKKTLVLRDRNLCGLSEEKQKPSATSDVVCCSDQNDNLEMKPHSYLEAICSGLEDPVAGSSCADGEQLCPYAAAGACHFGDRCLYLHGDVCEICGLQVLHPFDQEQRKAHEMMCMATFEHDMEKAFAFQASQDKVCSICMEVVYEKPSASERRFGILSNCNHTYCLSCIRQWRCAKQFENPIIKSCPECRVISEFVIPSAYWVEDQEKKNELIEAFKQGVGKKPCKYFEQGKGTCPFGGKCLYLHAYPDGTRAEPEKPRKQLSSEGTVRFFNSVRLWDFIEDRESRTVTSTDDEVTELGELFMHLSGADEDSATSQ